TGAGTTTCTACCCTGATTTTCCTTTATTGTGACGGACTGTGAACAGGATGTGTAAGTTgagacaaaccctttcttctccatgtcGCTTTTAGTTGTTCTATCATAGCAGTAGAAATTTAACTAAGACAATGTTCTGTAATTGTGTCCAAGCTTTAGCAtatgtttgttttagttttgatgttttatctttcttcctgttctttcttccctccttctctctccccttcctttctctcttccttggcTTCACATTCCCATTATCTCTTACTAAACATTCTAGAGGATGCTAGACTCCCAGTGCTTTGGAAAATGCTAGGCAAAAAATTTCAGCTGAGAAGTATCtgttatatatttcaaaatagaaatggGAGAGACTGAAATGACTCTTAACACTTTCCATCACCGCCCTTATTGTTTCAAATATTTGgtcttgggaagaagaagaaaatttgagaAGGATAAATGAAAACATCAGTTAGCTATCTTAGACGTCCAATGTATTAGAgtattgctgtgagttcaaatccGTGTCTCTGAAAAGTGGGCCAGGGTTATAActaaattgtgtatgtgtgtgtgtgtgtgtatttagagaATAAACATGTATCTTTCTTAGCCCATTTCTaccttatttgttttgagacaaaaaaTCTTTCACTGAACCTAGTGCTCACTGGACTTGGTAGACTGGAGTTGGTCAGCCACTCCTATGGATCCACCTGCCTATgtttccccagtgttgggattacaggaatgcactAATGTACTCCAGTCTTTTATGTGGTGGGTACTGGGGAGTCAAGCTTATGTCCTCAAGctttcacagcaagcactttatcattTGAGCCATCCAATTAGGTTTAACCTTTTGAAGATCTTTGCATTTGTTGTCCTGAGCAAGGTAAAATTAggcaaaattaattttagtaaactaaccataaaataatatttcagatgtcaatattcttaattaaaattGCAAAGCACCTATATTATAAAATACTATTGGTTAAGAATTTTTTATAAATTAGACATTAAAGAAAGCATTATGAATTCAACCATAAGTCACCATCCTGAGAGttaattaagacaaaaagacttCAGATGCATAGACAATCCAACAAAATTAAATTCTACAGATTCTGTTTTATAGAAAATACCACAGGCAAGACTTGGTTAAGGTACAGGCAATTGCTGACAGCGTATCTCTATGCTCAGTCTGATAATCATGGAGTACTCTGCTGCTCCTGAATGTAATCATTTCCCAAGAGGTTCTGAAGAGGCAGGCCTGAAGTTGGGCATAAAGGTCACTTGCTATCTTCTGATAAGAAGTCTTTTCTTATAATTAGCTTGACCCCCAACTCTCCAATCTATATTAACCTTGACTATGCGCAATTACATTTCTCATTTTATGTCTATCATTAGAATGTAGAAAGCAAAAGTGTCTCTAGATGCTCCGCTGTTGAAGTACTTCACGATGGataacttttttttccctccaagatATTGATTGTTGACATTTTAAAGTCAAGTGTGCTTATGTGTACCAAGGCCCCAACTCTGGAAAGACAGGCTTCTATAGCTGTGCTTAAAAGCAAGATTTGTTAACCCTATTAGTCACGGAACATCCTCATCTACATGAGAACATTTGCTATTCACTTTTAACTTTTTATACTTGACATTAGTATTTCTCATTTTCCCTCAATCCATGCTGTGAGTTTTTCAGTTGTTATTCCCTATTGTTGCTTAATCCACACCACAAATTCAATGACTTAAATCAACATACTTTTCCTGTAGTCCTAGGAGATGAGAAGTCATAAAACTGAGTATTGGCAGGCCCAGAGTTACTTTTGAAAGTTCAAAGGAGAATCTATTTCTTTGCTTTGTCCAACTTCCAAAGGCCATCTAGATCTTCACTTGTGGTTTTTTTGTTCATCTTCAAAGTCAGAAGCATAGCATCTTCTGATCCCTCTGGATCTATTTATCACTATTACTTATCTGACTCTCTAGCTTTGTGAATCActcaaaaatacaaaagtatTCATCATATCCCCCAAAATTTAACCTAATCACTGCTTCCAAGTACTTCTTCTCATGCGGACTAACATATTTCCTGGTTCTGGGGATTAGACTGTGggcatcactgggggtgggcatCAAGCCCATATTCTCACATATAGTCATACAAAGCTTTAGAGTATATACTACTTTCTTCTAGTCTGCAATACCAAAAAGATTGAGTAATTTGTTCAAGATTGTGAAGCCTCAGCAAATGGTAGATTGACCTTTACACTCAAGCCTGTCTgcaaagttcattttttttcctcccttaacCATAAATTCCCAACATGGTTTTCCTGGAGATGGTTCCAGATGAAAGTACCACATGGTTCCAAGAAAAAAGTTCAGTCAGAAGAAGATTAGAAAGGCAGAGGGCATCACTGTATCCTCCAAAAAAGGTTTGTGATGCACATGATGGCTTTTGTGAGCTCCAAATCACCCAAACGACAATACAAGCACACCCAGTGTTAAATTTGGCACTGCACAGACTTCCTTAAGTTTTCTGTTCAAGAACAAATGATGCGTTGTTTTGGGGAAAACAAAGCAGGGAActcaccaaaagaaaaagaaaaaaaaacactccaaACAGAATCAACTTAATTTTGATAAGCATTGGGTAGATTCTGTATTCCCttacagaaaattttcagttttgaaaagcAGCCCTATTTAACAAAGCTCTCACTTAGTAACAGGCAGATATTGTCTTCATTAATTACTGCTATAAAGACCTATaaacaacaataacacacacacggaagatttttttataagtaccttttctttttctttttttctttcttttctaatattttttgttCTGAAATAATGGCAGACAAATTATGAGTGAGTCATGGAAAAAAGATTATTATTAagcttaaaaatagaaatagaaatgcaAAAACAGATGCTTTGTCCAATCTGAAAACAGTGCTCTGAAATCTTtgaatattatttcatttctgtAAAATAGAAGGATTATTAACCAACCAGATGGTTCCTAAGGTTTATCAATTATTTATCCTCTTGGCTTAAATCATATATAAATAGAGTCTATCTTAgcagttactttttattttaaataatcttgagtaaattattttaaaatactaaatttcCTTCCTTATCTATTGAATGGAAAAATCAGTAATTGGAttggcagaaaaaaaattcttacattGTATTGTATAACTGTTGCAGCAGAATTGTAtagtgtattgccacgtggctgtggcttaccagctaaagttccagttCCATCCAGCTCTGGTGCAACTACacgctgtgattaccactaatgaataaagaaactgccttggcctgttgatagggcagaacttaggtaggcaggggaaactaaatggcacgctgggagaaaggaggcagagtcagggttGAGCCATGGAGCACTGcgggagccagatggaactttagccatGACTCAGTTTGTTAGGTTTCCTTGGGCAGCTTCTGCTGAAGTACAGTCTAAAGTCACATGAGTacctgctgttttctttccttttccagaaGATGGAACAGTTCCCATCCTGACTAACCTTGGAACTACCCACTTTTCCCAATTTGTTCCactgaaaacaactctgagtCCTTCAGTGGCCTCCTTAAATGGAAAATCAGATTCCTCTCAGTATGTGACTTACATGCCACTCAACATAAGGGGTTTAATAGTTTCacttaattatgtgtgtgtgtgtgtgtccgtgtctgtgtgtgtgtgtgtgtgtgtgtttatttttattttcatgtatctcCTAAAAATAGTTTTGGCTGTTTATTCCTCGTTTTTCTCtcattgctatttatttttttaggggAACACCTTCATGAATGCTGCTGGTTCccacatcttttatttttctttctttcctttttttctttttcttctcgaTCTCTCCATTATGTAGCTTTGCCTGTTCTGgaccaaggtggcctcaaactcacagaaatccatctctctttgcctctgagtgttgggactaaaagAATGCACCACCAAACCAACTCACATATATTTTCTACAAACCTTTTACTGCTACTTTTTCCCCTAAAGGGGTTTCAATTATATATTCAGAAACATTTGATCTGTTCTCAAGCAGGACATTCTTCACCAGATGTACATAGTAGATACACAGGGAAACAGTGAGATATTGAGATACTAATggacagaagaaaaagtaagCATCTTGATGGTTTGGCTGAGattctgtattttccttttcttcagtaTATCAAATGTCTAAGTGAATATTCTTCCTTCACCAAGTGTTAAAAGAACATAATCAAATAGAAAATCTACCCTAAAAATAAACACCATGAAAAGAGCTATTAAGCGTGAACAAAAACATTAGTCCACATGTACATATATTCTTGCAGCATCAATTCAGGTTTGTGTATACAATGAGACACTGCCTAAGACTTCAAATTAGACAGTGAAGGGCATCTGGCTCAGTGTTCATCACACTGTGCTCTGATCAATCTGGTGCATTTAAACACAAGTGCTCTTTGGACCATCTTCAGGGCCCTTAGAGCTTGTCTTCACACAGGACTGGAAACTGGTTTCCCTCTGCAAATCTGTTTTCCCTCTTCAGGCTGTTCATCATTGCACATCCCAGAAGACTTGAGACCTACGACTGCTTAAGAGAGACCCTGATGATATACGATTCTCCCTCTCAGCCCCATTTATCATTCCAGAAACAAGGTCAAGAGCCCACGGCATGTATGTGCTATTCTACATtccggttctctctctctctctctctctctctctctctctctctctctcctttctgctttgAGACTCTTCCTCCCAACACAGACATGGGTACTTACATTTTAAACACTCAAACTCAAGCTGAGATTCTGGGTGAAGGCGTTGATCCAGTAACGTGTGGAGGACTAAGTCTGATGGATGAGCACTTTCCTGGTCTAGCATCAAAGGAGAGAACACTGCCATTTTCTAAGTGATTCTATCAAGGGTTTAGGGAAAGCAAACTCATTACCTAAACTGCTGGCTAACTCATTAATGAAAAGTTACGCTGGCATTTCCAGTCTCCCACACTTATTCTCTGTTGCCCACTGCCCTCATTgttgagaccacttcctaaacagaacccctgtgccaggcggtggtggcgcatgcctttaatcccagtactcaggaggcagaggcaggtggatctctgtgagtttgaggccagtctgagctagttccaggacaggaaccaaaagctacagagaaaccctgtctcgaaaatcaaaaaaacaaaaaacaaaaaacaaaaccaaacaaacaaagaaacaaaacaacagaacccCTGTCCCTAAGATCTGGTttcaagtggttttttttttgtttttgtttttgtttatttttttgcagACTGGATGTGAGATTTATTACTGAACATGATTTGGTAGGGTACAGGAGAGCACCGTGAAAGCCCTCAGGAGTGTAGGGCTCGCCACTTGTCCAGGGGACCATGATTAGGAATATATTTGACCCTACAGCCATCAGGAATGAGTCGCTTCTCAGCAACCATATCTTCAAATTCATCTGCATTAAACTTAGTAAAGCCCCATTTCTTTGAGATGTGGATCTTCTGGCGACCAGGGAATTTGAACTTGGCTCTACGAAGAGCCTCAATCACATGTTCCTTATTTTGCAGCTTAGTGCGGATGGACATGATGACCTGGCCAATGTGAACCCTGGCCGCTGTGCCCTGGGGCTTCCCAAAGGCACCACGCATGCCTGTCTGGAGCCTGTCAGCCCCAGCACAGGACAACATCTTGTTGATTCGGATGACATGAAAGGGGTGAAGCCTCACTCGAATATGAAAGCCATCCTTGCCACAACTCTTTACCATGTATTTGTTGGCACAAATACGGGCAGCCTCCAGAGCTTCGGAAGAGAGTTGTTCGTATTCATCTGACACCATGTGGCCACAAAGCGGGAATTCATCAACTTTTGTCTTCTTCCGTCCCAAGTCAAAGATGCGGATTTCAGCATCAGGGACACCTCGGCAGAAGCGAGACTTTGGGTACGGCTTGTTCTTACAATACCGGTAACACCGGGCGGGGCGGCGACCCATGATGACAATAGGACCGTCGGTAGCAGACAACTCACTCACCGCGCCGGAGGAAAAGAGCTGGTTTCAAGTGTTTTAAGTGGGAACCCAGACTCAGATAGTGGCTTCACCCAATTGCCAGGATGGAACATCATTTAAACTATGAAAAACCAGAAATTCATATTTTTACCTGTAAATCCATATTTCTGTACTCCTTAGTATATTTGCTACCAGAGTGTTTAAGGGATCTGTTAAAGCAGAGTTTTTTCTTACATATCATTAATATTAATGAAAAccagtttatttaattttaattttataaagaagtCCATGTaggaattttgtgattttttttcatttccaaccctcctccaacttctcccaTATCCCTCCATTCCCTTTcaaattgtgttttcttctttaattattattgctatATTGCACTGCATGTTTGTATATAAGAATAGTCTTCCAAACCCATTTAGTGCTtcttgtgcatgagtgtgtgccaGGGTATGTGTgcgtacttgtgtgtgtgtgtgtgtgtgtgtgtgtgtgtagtgtgactGTTTGGGATTGGATAATTTATCAGAGCCTGCATCCCTGGAAAAGACTGGTCCTCCATTCCTCAGCAGCTATTAATATCCTGTAGCTAGGGACCAGACCTAACTAATTTTAAAACTTGGTAGAACCCTATGAAAGGATGAAACTGCTTGGCAGTATcattcaattgaaaaaaaaaaatactctttgaAATCAGAAGGCATCATTTTCTCCCGTGACAGACAAGTAAAGGGCTTATTTGCTGTGAACTTACCAAGCCAAGTTTGAGGAGCAGAGCTGCTCCAAGCAGATAGTGCCTTATTTTCTGAAAACATATCTGGCATCCCAAGAAACAATGGTAGCCAATCACTTAGTAATGGGATTGTACACTTTCAGGTTTTCTTTaggcatacacatgtatataggAATGGATCTTCTGCTTTCcagataagaaataaaacaatatttactTGGTGCTAGAATGGGTTTTGCGTATCTCTACATTACAGAGTATAAAATCCCAGTGTGACTTGCCCCAGTTCCATCAGCCCTAGATCGGTCATGTTAGGATACTGACAATTCAGAAACAGTGGCAAAGAGAAACTTTGTGCAAGCACAAACAGCCTGACCAGCTGAAGGCCCCAGAAGTGCTGAGTGGAAAGAATGCCCTTTTGTGATTGGGCAAGGGGTCATCAAACTGTGTAGGTGGAGAGAATGTCCTTTTGTGATTGGGCGAGAGATCATCAAGCTGTGCACTGTGAGGACTCTGTTATTCACTTGTGTCTTCGGGTGCCTGTCCCTCTGTACTTCATGAATCTTTCCTGTTGAGGCTGATGGAGTCAAGTCATGTCTCAGTAGA
This genomic window from Chionomys nivalis chromosome 2, mChiNiv1.1, whole genome shotgun sequence contains:
- the LOC130870259 gene encoding 60S ribosomal protein L10-like; protein product: MGRRPARCYRYCKNKPYPKSRFCRGVPDAEIRIFDLGRKKTKVDEFPLCGHMVSDEYEQLSSEALEAARICANKYMVKSCGKDGFHIRVRLHPFHVIRINKMLSCAGADRLQTGMRGAFGKPQGTAARVHIGQVIMSIRTKLQNKEHVIEALRRAKFKFPGRQKIHISKKWGFTKFNADEFEDMVAEKRLIPDGCRVKYIPNHGPLDKWRALHS